In Vigna unguiculata cultivar IT97K-499-35 chromosome 3, ASM411807v1, whole genome shotgun sequence, a single genomic region encodes these proteins:
- the LOC114179093 gene encoding nuclear transcription factor Y subunit A-7 isoform X1, producing MEKFLLHIKLKMGKMNSYWYNEDEGQHQSESQVQSPSANGISDSGISTQNVNVQYATPGQLGAGHAMVPPVYPYPDPYYRSIFAPYDTQPYPPQAYGAQPMVHLQLMGIQQAGVPLPTDAVEEPVFVNAKQYHGILRRRQSRAKAESENKAIRNRKPYLHESRHMHALRRPRGCGGRFLNSKKEEENQHNDVASADKSQSNINLNSDKNDQTSSDRTS from the exons ATGGAGAAGTTTCTACTCCACATTAAGTTGAAAATGGGAAAGATGAATAGCTACTGGT ATAATGAAGATGAAGGGCAGCACCAGTCCGAGTCCCAAGTGCAGTCCCCGTCCGCGAATGGAATTTCTGATTCCGGTATTAGTACCCAGAATGTCAATGTACAGTATGCAACACCTGGCCAGCTTGGAGCTGGGCATGCAATG GTACCACCTGTGTATCCATATCCAGATCCTTATTATAGAAGCATCTTTGCTCCCTATGATACTCAACCTTATCCCCCACAAGCCTATGGTGCACAGCCAATG GTCCATCTTCAGTTAATGGGAATTCAGCAAGCTGGTGTTCCTCTTCCAACTGATGCAGTTGAGGAACCTGTGTTTGTCAATGCAAAACAATATCACGGTATATTGAGACGTAGACAATCCCGTGCTAAAGCTGAATCAGAAAATAAAGCTATAAGAAATAGGAAG CCATACTTGCATGAATCTCGACACATGCATGCACTGAGAAGACCGAGAGGATGTGGTGGTCGGTTTCTGAATTCAAAGAAAGAGGAGGAGAACCAGCATAATGATGTGGCATCAGCAGACAAATCACAATCCAATATCAATCTGAATTCTGATAAAAATGATCAAACATCATCAGATAGGACATCCTGA
- the LOC114179093 gene encoding nuclear transcription factor Y subunit A-7 isoform X2, with the protein MTSAHNLTDNEDEGQHQSESQVQSPSANGISDSGISTQNVNVQYATPGQLGAGHAMVPPVYPYPDPYYRSIFAPYDTQPYPPQAYGAQPMVHLQLMGIQQAGVPLPTDAVEEPVFVNAKQYHGILRRRQSRAKAESENKAIRNRKPYLHESRHMHALRRPRGCGGRFLNSKKEEENQHNDVASADKSQSNINLNSDKNDQTSSDRTS; encoded by the exons ATGACCTCTGCTCACAACCTTACTG ATAATGAAGATGAAGGGCAGCACCAGTCCGAGTCCCAAGTGCAGTCCCCGTCCGCGAATGGAATTTCTGATTCCGGTATTAGTACCCAGAATGTCAATGTACAGTATGCAACACCTGGCCAGCTTGGAGCTGGGCATGCAATG GTACCACCTGTGTATCCATATCCAGATCCTTATTATAGAAGCATCTTTGCTCCCTATGATACTCAACCTTATCCCCCACAAGCCTATGGTGCACAGCCAATG GTCCATCTTCAGTTAATGGGAATTCAGCAAGCTGGTGTTCCTCTTCCAACTGATGCAGTTGAGGAACCTGTGTTTGTCAATGCAAAACAATATCACGGTATATTGAGACGTAGACAATCCCGTGCTAAAGCTGAATCAGAAAATAAAGCTATAAGAAATAGGAAG CCATACTTGCATGAATCTCGACACATGCATGCACTGAGAAGACCGAGAGGATGTGGTGGTCGGTTTCTGAATTCAAAGAAAGAGGAGGAGAACCAGCATAATGATGTGGCATCAGCAGACAAATCACAATCCAATATCAATCTGAATTCTGATAAAAATGATCAAACATCATCAGATAGGACATCCTGA